Proteins encoded together in one Simkaniaceae bacterium window:
- a CDS encoding S49 family peptidase, producing MQFERESIFISAIRSFTKVFFGFIGFMLGIVVFFFIFGMMGSSYIMPKTTIFVAPNANGVTQIASDKSPLILKINIEGVIGSPKLNALTIEKTLSTIRSNPVYKSRIKGLMLYINSPGGAANDSEEIYFMLKRFKEEFKIPIYAYVNGFCASGAMYIACAADQIYSNTSSVIGSVGVVWGPFFNFSKLMEKVGIGSLTVSDGTGKDTLNPFRPWKPGEAEELDAIVGDSYDHFVAIVAENRPKLTVDKLKNEFGAKIFSSSQAEEYGYIDQSTAQYASTLLALLKEANVDEQKSYQVLEIRPAPSILLDVFDQKAHLLTKLFKGSLMSDIEMKHQLSDRLLFLYHP from the coding sequence ATGCAATTTGAAAGAGAATCTATTTTTATTTCAGCCATCCGTTCCTTTACAAAAGTCTTTTTTGGATTCATTGGATTCATGCTCGGCATCGTGGTTTTTTTCTTTATTTTTGGGATGATGGGGTCTTCTTATATCATGCCTAAAACCACCATTTTTGTTGCCCCCAATGCCAATGGTGTGACCCAAATTGCCTCAGATAAATCGCCACTGATTTTGAAAATTAATATTGAAGGCGTTATTGGCAGCCCTAAACTCAATGCATTAACAATAGAAAAAACGCTTTCAACAATACGTTCTAATCCCGTGTATAAAAGCAGAATTAAAGGTTTAATGCTTTATATCAATTCGCCCGGAGGAGCAGCTAATGACAGTGAAGAAATTTACTTTATGCTAAAGCGCTTTAAGGAAGAATTTAAAATTCCAATTTACGCTTATGTCAATGGATTTTGTGCATCCGGAGCAATGTATATTGCTTGTGCTGCCGATCAAATTTATTCAAATACTTCATCAGTCATTGGATCTGTAGGTGTCGTATGGGGCCCATTCTTCAATTTTAGCAAACTCATGGAAAAAGTAGGCATTGGTTCTCTTACGGTATCGGATGGAACGGGTAAAGACACCCTAAATCCGTTTAGACCCTGGAAACCCGGAGAAGCTGAAGAACTCGATGCCATCGTCGGCGATAGTTACGATCATTTTGTTGCGATTGTTGCTGAAAACCGCCCCAAATTGACTGTTGACAAATTAAAAAATGAATTCGGCGCCAAAATATTTTCATCTAGCCAGGCTGAAGAATACGGATATATCGATCAGTCCACGGCACAATATGCTTCAACCTTACTTGCCCTCTTAAAAGAGGCCAATGTCGATGAACAAAAGTCATATCAGGTTCTTGAAATACGGCCCGCTCCTTCAATCCTCCTAGATGTCTTTGATCAAAAAGCTCATCTGTTAACAAAATTATTTAAAGGAAGCTTGATGAGCGATATTGAGATGAAGCACCAACTCTCCGATCGTCTTCTCTTTCTATATCACCCCTAA